CCGGCGACAACGTCGAAGCCGACTACGACCGCGGTCTGCTCCGGGTCCGGGTGCGCGGCGTCGTCCGCAAGCCCGTCGAGCCCGCGAAGATCAAGATCCGCGGTATCGACCCGGCTGACACCGCCAGCTGACGCTGCCGGAGAAGGCGCCCTGGTTCCTCGGCCAGGGCGCCTTCTCCTCATGCCATGACCTCGTCCCACGCCGCGGCGACCTGCCGCGCGCAGTCCTGCGGCGAAACGCCGCCGACACCGGTGCCCAGGCCGGGCATGGCCAGCGCGCTGACCGCCCGCCGCAGCGGTGTGCCGCTCTCCAACCGCCCGCCAGACCACAACCGGAACACCGCGCGCGCCGCGAGGTAGGGGTGCACGGTGTCCTTGGGCAGCCGCTCGCCCGGCTCCCGCATCGTCGGCGCGCTCACCAGCCACGCGGGCATCGGACGTCCGGTGCGCACGACCAGCGCTTCACCCACCGGCAGCTCACCGCCGTGGTAGGCCAGCACCGCGCGTCGCACGGTCTCCTCGATCTGCGGGAACACCTGCGCGTAGACGGCGTCGATCCCGCCACGCATCCAGCCGTAGGAGTTCGCCGGGCTCACCACCGCGTCGACGTCCAGCTCCAGGATCGTGCCCCGGTGCACGCTGATCTCCGGGCGGTCCCGCGCGATCTCCAGCCACGCTTCCGCCAGGTCGTCCTCGACCGCGCACAGCACGAGCTGCGGGGTGCGGCGTGGGGCGGGGATGACCGCGGGACTGTCGTTGATCTGTAGGCCAGCCGTCTCCATGCGTTCCGCATCGCCGCTCACAGCTCAAGCATCGCCCGAGAGGGGGGAAACATTGCAAGGGTTGAACAGGGGACTCGATATGTCTTCCGCGTCTCACCCCGATCTGACCCATTCGGCCGCACCCGATTCGCCCGCTGAGGGCGCGTTCCGACGCTTAAGGTGGAGCGTGTGCCGCGCATCGCATACCTAGGCCCGGAGGGGACGTTCACCGAGCAGGCCGCGCGCCAGTTGCTCGCCGACACCACCGAAGGCCACGCCGACCTCGTTCCCGCCGAATCCGTCGCCGCCGCGCTCGACGCCGTCCGCTCCGGTGAGCGCGACGCCGCCTGCGTGCCCATCGAGAACTCCGTCGAAGGGTCCGTCACCTCGACGATGGACGCGCTCGCGGACGGGACGCCCCTGGTCGCGGTCGCCGAGACGATGCTGCCCGTGCGCTTCGACATCCTGGTCCGCCCCGGTACCACCGTGGAGGACGTCCGGACCGTCACCAGCCATCCGCACGCGCTCGCGCAGGTCCGCCGCTGGCTGTCGGTCAACCTCCCCGACGCCGCGCATGCCGCCACGACCTCGACCTCCGCCGCCGCGGTCGCCGTGCGCGACGGGCAGGCCGACGCGGCCGTGTGCGCGCCGCTGGCCGCCGAGCGGTACGGGCTGAGCGTGCTCGCCGGGCAGGTCGCCGACGTCGAGGACGCGGTCACCCGGTTCCTGCTCGTGCGCCGCCCCGGAGCGGTGCCCCCGCCCTCCCGAGCCGACCGGACCACCGTGGTCGTGGTGACCGGGGACTCGGTCGGTTCGCTGGCCAGGGTGCTCAACGAGTTCGCGCTGCGCGGGGTGAACCTCACCCGGATCGAGTCGCGGCCGATCAAGGGCAGCTTCGGCGAGTACCGGTTCTTCCTCGACTTCGCCGGGCACGTCAACCAGGCGCACGTCGGCGAGGCGCTGGCGGCGCTGCGGCGGCACTGCCAGGACGTGCGGTTCCTCGGGTCGTTCCCGCGCGCGGACGAGGGCGGCTCCAGCGGTTCGGACGAGGCGTTCACCGCCGCGGCGGAGTGGCTGGCGGGCATCCGTTCCGGAGGGCGAGCGTGAGCTGCCTGCGCCTGATCCTGGTCCGGCACGGGCAAACCCAGTCCAATGTGGACTTGATCTTGGACACCAAGCTGCCCGGCCCGCCGCTCACCGGCGAGGGGCGCAGGCAGGCGCTGGCGGCCGGGCTCGCGCTGGCGAGCGAGCCCGTGCGCGCGGTCTACGCCAGCGAGGCCGCCCGCGCGCGCGAGACGGCGGCGCCGATCGCCGACGCGCACGGGCTGGACGTCGTCGTGCTGCCCGGTGCGCACGAGGTGCAGATCGGCGAGCTGGAGGGCCGCTCCGACATGCCCGCCGTCGAGAAGTACCGCGAGGTCTACTGCTCGTGGGTGGGCGGCGACCTCGACCGCGCGATGCCGGGCGGCGGAGAGACCGGCAGGCAGATCCGCGAGCGCTTCCTCAGCGCGATCGAGCGCATCACGAGCGTGCACAGCGAGGGCACGGTCGTGCTGGTGAGCCACGCCGGGGTGATCCGCTTCATCGTGGGGCAGCTCGTCCCCGACGTGGACGAACTCGTCGCCGGTCACGCGTACCTGCCCAACACCGGGCGGGTGGTGCTGGAGGTCGACTCCTCCGGCTGGCGCTGCCTGCACTGGCCGGAGGAGGAGCTGGCCGGTTAGGCCGTGTTTCACAGGTCTCGTTCGATGAGAGCCAGGATCGAGGTCGTTCCTGGCAAGTCGGCGGGAAGTCCGCGCACCGGTGTTGTACGTGGGCTTTCCGGCCGCGCCGCCAGGGGCGGGCTCGCACTGGACATCGCGAACACGGGCCTGTGAAACGCGGCCTAGCCCCAGCCCATCTCGTGCAGCTTGTGGTCGTCGATCCCGAAGTGGTGCGCGACCTCGTGCACCACGGTGACGGCGATCTCGTCGACCAGCTCGTCCTCGTCGGAGCAGAAGTCCATCAGCGCTTCGCGATAGATGGTGATCCGGTCCGGCAGCACCCCGCCGTAGGTCGAGGTGCGCTCGGTCAGCGCGACGCCCTCGTACAGCCCGAGCAGTGACGGCTCGTCCGGATTGCGCTCCTCGACCAGCACGACCACGTTGTCCATGGCGGCCGCCAGCTCCGCGGGGATCAGGTCCAGCGCTTCCTCGACGAGCTCGTCGAAGCGGACCCGCGACATCTCGACCGGCATCGGCGGATCAGCCGCCGCCCTGCGACGTGGGCGGCGGGGAGCCGCCGGTGTCGTGGCCGCCGCCGTTCTGCTCGATCGAGACGTCGTCCATCTGGTCGCTGACGTCGGTCCCGGGCGAACCGGGGGGAGCGGGCGCGCCCGGCGGTGCGACCGGCACCTGCGCGAGCGCGGGCTCCTTGCCAATGTCGATCTTGCCGGGCTTGTCCTTGCTCACGCTGCCGCTGATCGGCGCGAGGCCGGACTTGTCCTGCAGCTGCGTGCCGACCTTGCAGTCCACCCGGCGCGAGCCCGCCATCCAGCTGTCCTGCTTGCGGGTGTCCCAGTAGACCGTCAGGCCCTTCTGCTCGACCACGTTGGGGCCGCCCGCGTACTCCGCGGCCAGCTTCGGGCACTGCACGCCGAGCAGGGCGTTCTGCTTGGACTCGTCCGGGTACTCGGACGGGAAGTGCGCACCGAGGTCGACGACGCCGACCACCTCGTAGGCGTGCGCCTTGTCGCAGGTGACCGGGTCGGCGACGGCGCGGCCGCTGATGCCCACGCACAGACCGACCGAGTGCACGTCGGACTGGTCGATGGCCTTCGCGCTTCCCACGATCGGGTACAAAACGCCGGAGGGGCCGGCCGCCTGGACGCCGCACCAGAGCTTGCGGTCGCCGTTCTCCCAGCTCTTCTGGGTCGGTTTGAGCGCGCTCACGCTCAGCCTGCCCGCCGGGTCCAGCCTGCCCTCCAGCACCTCGACGGTCTTCTCCGCGCACCAGCTCTGGCCGATCTGGGCCCAGCGCAGTTCGTCGGGGAAGGGCGCCTCGTCACCGAAGTTGGCGTCGGTGGACAGGTCGGCGGTCAGCGTCAGCTCGAACAGGTGCGGTTTCTCGCACGGGACCTTGCTCACATCGCTGGCATCGGGCTTCGTCCAGGTCAGGCAGGTCCCCGGCGGCGCGTCGGCGAGCACGTGACCCGGGCCGGAGCTGGACGCGTCCGAACCGAACTGCCAGCCGAAGACCGTGCTGGCCACCAGGATGAGCAGCGCACCGGCGAACGCGCCCGCCATGACTCTGCGGGTGCTCTGGGTGTGATCCATGCGGTGGGTCCGATCGCGGGTCTGGACGGCAGGGGCTAACGGCATCTACCCCATGATGCCCGCTCCGGCCAACCCAAGCGTCTATCCGGGTGACCTGGGTTGCTATTTGGCCACTGTCCTACGTCACACCCAGGACCTAGGTACGGTGCCGCTCGGGAGTGGTTGATGACGAACAACGAAACGCCGGGCGGCGAGCAGCCGCCCGAGCCGAAGCAGACCCCGGCGACCCAGCAGGGGCCGTCCGGGGCCGAGCCCGCATCCGCCG
The window above is part of the Allokutzneria albata genome. Proteins encoded here:
- a CDS encoding histidine phosphatase family protein codes for the protein MSCLRLILVRHGQTQSNVDLILDTKLPGPPLTGEGRRQALAAGLALASEPVRAVYASEAARARETAAPIADAHGLDVVVLPGAHEVQIGELEGRSDMPAVEKYREVYCSWVGGDLDRAMPGGGETGRQIRERFLSAIERITSVHSEGTVVLVSHAGVIRFIVGQLVPDVDELVAGHAYLPNTGRVVLEVDSSGWRCLHWPEEELAG
- a CDS encoding metallopeptidase family protein — its product is MPVEMSRVRFDELVEEALDLIPAELAAAMDNVVVLVEERNPDEPSLLGLYEGVALTERTSTYGGVLPDRITIYREALMDFCSDEDELVDEIAVTVVHEVAHHFGIDDHKLHEMGWG
- a CDS encoding septum formation family protein → MDHTQSTRRVMAGAFAGALLILVASTVFGWQFGSDASSSGPGHVLADAPPGTCLTWTKPDASDVSKVPCEKPHLFELTLTADLSTDANFGDEAPFPDELRWAQIGQSWCAEKTVEVLEGRLDPAGRLSVSALKPTQKSWENGDRKLWCGVQAAGPSGVLYPIVGSAKAIDQSDVHSVGLCVGISGRAVADPVTCDKAHAYEVVGVVDLGAHFPSEYPDESKQNALLGVQCPKLAAEYAGGPNVVEQKGLTVYWDTRKQDSWMAGSRRVDCKVGTQLQDKSGLAPISGSVSKDKPGKIDIGKEPALAQVPVAPPGAPAPPGSPGTDVSDQMDDVSIEQNGGGHDTGGSPPPTSQGGG
- a CDS encoding macro domain-containing protein; this encodes METAGLQINDSPAVIPAPRRTPQLVLCAVEDDLAEAWLEIARDRPEISVHRGTILELDVDAVVSPANSYGWMRGGIDAVYAQVFPQIEETVRRAVLAYHGGELPVGEALVVRTGRPMPAWLVSAPTMREPGERLPKDTVHPYLAARAVFRLWSGGRLESGTPLRRAVSALAMPGLGTGVGGVSPQDCARQVAAAWDEVMA
- the pheA gene encoding prephenate dehydratase codes for the protein MPRIAYLGPEGTFTEQAARQLLADTTEGHADLVPAESVAAALDAVRSGERDAACVPIENSVEGSVTSTMDALADGTPLVAVAETMLPVRFDILVRPGTTVEDVRTVTSHPHALAQVRRWLSVNLPDAAHAATTSTSAAAVAVRDGQADAAVCAPLAAERYGLSVLAGQVADVEDAVTRFLLVRRPGAVPPPSRADRTTVVVVTGDSVGSLARVLNEFALRGVNLTRIESRPIKGSFGEYRFFLDFAGHVNQAHVGEALAALRRHCQDVRFLGSFPRADEGGSSGSDEAFTAAAEWLAGIRSGGRA